A portion of the Microlunatus phosphovorus NM-1 genome contains these proteins:
- the helR gene encoding RNA polymerase recycling motor ATPase HelR, producing MTLAPTHVFALPDNLAAKTDARLIAGDEQHFAAVVATLDQQIAALDEQLSRLRKTTAGTGRRASDRDLEIHRISAQLRLLRRFGIDVCLGRMVFADGSDPVYVGRIGLADSTGRRLLVDWRTPAAEPFFAATHAHTLGLASRRRYRWSNGRITDYWDEVFIADGLQTHTAPDEDSAFIASLAASRSPRMQSVLGTIQADQDAIIRADSHGALVVDGGPGTGKTVVALHRAAYLLYADPRVSDHRGGVLFIGPHRPYLAYVADVLPSLGEEGVQICTLRDLVAEGATATEEIDPEVARLKSSARMVTAIEPAVGLYEEPPTADLLVETYLADIELSAADWAEAFEAPEPGTPHNEARDQVWEALLEILIDNSDDPDVPPDQLRRLLRQHDELTTAFTRAWTLIEAADLVGDLWSVPAYLRRCAPWLSREEVRALQRDDPQAWTVSDLPLLDAARLRLGDPESVARKRRREAAVAAEREVRNRVTESIMENLEGYAEDVIMLKGRDLQEALIDEAGLPSTEPDLLAGPFSHVIVDEAQELTDAEWQMLLRRCPSRSFTIVGDRAQARHGFTESWPERLARVGLDQVELATLTVNYRTPAEVMAAAEPVIRTVIPDANVPTSIRRAGAPVAYGSRADLGRIIDDWLATHAEGTVCVIGDPTVTDTVRVRSLSPQDVKGLEFDLVVLVDPDLFGTGVEGIVDRYVAMTRATQQLVILTSP from the coding sequence GTGACCCTCGCCCCCACCCACGTGTTCGCACTGCCGGACAACCTCGCCGCCAAGACCGATGCTCGGCTGATCGCCGGTGATGAGCAGCACTTCGCCGCGGTCGTCGCCACCCTGGACCAACAGATCGCCGCATTGGACGAACAGCTGAGCCGCCTCCGCAAGACCACGGCCGGCACCGGCCGGCGCGCGTCCGATCGTGATCTGGAGATCCATCGGATATCGGCGCAGTTGCGGCTGCTTCGTCGCTTCGGCATCGACGTCTGTCTTGGCCGGATGGTATTCGCCGATGGCTCCGATCCGGTCTACGTCGGCCGGATCGGGCTGGCCGACAGCACCGGTCGGCGGCTGCTCGTCGACTGGCGTACGCCGGCGGCCGAGCCCTTTTTCGCCGCGACCCACGCCCACACCCTGGGGCTGGCCAGCCGTCGCCGCTATCGCTGGAGCAACGGCCGGATCACCGACTACTGGGACGAGGTCTTCATCGCTGACGGCCTCCAGACCCATACGGCCCCGGACGAGGACTCCGCCTTCATCGCGAGCCTCGCGGCCAGCCGGTCACCCCGGATGCAGTCGGTGCTCGGCACCATCCAGGCCGACCAGGATGCGATCATCCGCGCCGACTCCCACGGAGCGCTGGTCGTCGACGGCGGACCCGGCACCGGGAAGACCGTGGTGGCGCTGCACCGGGCGGCCTACCTGCTGTACGCGGATCCACGGGTGAGTGACCATCGCGGCGGCGTGCTGTTCATCGGCCCGCACCGGCCCTACCTCGCCTACGTCGCCGATGTCTTGCCGAGCCTGGGCGAAGAAGGCGTGCAGATCTGCACCTTGCGCGATCTGGTCGCCGAAGGTGCGACCGCGACGGAGGAGATCGACCCGGAGGTGGCCCGGCTGAAGTCATCGGCCCGGATGGTGACGGCGATCGAGCCTGCCGTGGGCCTGTACGAAGAGCCGCCGACCGCGGATCTGCTGGTCGAGACCTACCTGGCCGACATCGAGCTGAGTGCCGCCGACTGGGCGGAGGCCTTCGAGGCGCCTGAGCCCGGCACCCCGCACAACGAGGCACGCGACCAGGTGTGGGAGGCGCTGCTGGAGATCTTGATCGACAACTCAGACGACCCCGACGTCCCGCCGGATCAGCTGCGCAGACTGCTGCGGCAACACGATGAGCTGACAACTGCGTTCACCCGGGCCTGGACCTTGATCGAGGCCGCCGACCTGGTCGGTGACCTGTGGTCGGTGCCCGCGTACCTGCGTCGCTGCGCACCCTGGCTGTCTCGCGAGGAGGTACGGGCGCTGCAGCGCGACGACCCGCAGGCCTGGACCGTCTCCGATCTGCCGCTGCTGGATGCGGCCCGACTACGGCTCGGGGATCCAGAGTCGGTGGCCCGCAAGCGTCGCCGCGAGGCAGCCGTGGCCGCGGAACGGGAGGTCCGAAACCGGGTCACCGAGAGCATCATGGAGAACCTGGAGGGCTACGCCGAGGACGTGATCATGCTCAAGGGCAGGGATCTCCAGGAGGCCCTGATCGACGAGGCTGGGCTGCCGAGCACCGAGCCGGATCTGCTCGCGGGACCGTTCTCCCACGTGATCGTCGACGAGGCACAAGAGCTGACCGACGCCGAGTGGCAGATGCTGTTGCGCCGGTGCCCGTCGCGCAGTTTCACGATCGTCGGCGACCGGGCTCAGGCGCGCCACGGGTTCACCGAGTCCTGGCCGGAGCGACTGGCTCGGGTCGGCCTCGATCAGGTTGAGCTCGCCACCTTGACCGTGAACTACCGGACCCCGGCGGAGGTGATGGCCGCCGCCGAGCCGGTCATCCGGACCGTCATCCCCGATGCGAACGTGCCGACCTCGATCCGGCGTGCCGGGGCCCCGGTCGCGTACGGATCGCGCGCCGACCTGGGCAGGATCATCGACGACTGGCTCGCCACCCATGCCGAGGGCACGGTCTGTGTGATCGGCGACCCGACGGTCACCGACACCGTCCGGGTGCGTTCACTGTCACCGCAGGATGTGAAGGGACTCGAGTTCGATCTGGTC
- a CDS encoding universal stress protein, whose amino-acid sequence MADLDDNRPYTVVVGVSATSKSQAALTWAQHEVERCGGRLIAVRAWRMPTPPASPAGAPAVDVPQPGDVEAHAHQTLEEDVAGVLGDDHTAEIRLVRGGKMKALIRAAAEADLLVVDAPRQLHAGPMFAHRLVYSATCPVVIMPPAVTGEQSTVARVAKSVAGGLVPLGGSAEYPAYRPPMRF is encoded by the coding sequence ATGGCTGATCTTGATGACAACCGGCCCTACACGGTTGTGGTCGGTGTGAGCGCGACATCCAAGTCGCAGGCCGCGCTGACCTGGGCACAGCATGAGGTCGAACGATGTGGCGGTCGGTTGATCGCCGTACGTGCCTGGCGAATGCCTACTCCGCCGGCCAGTCCCGCCGGCGCGCCCGCCGTGGACGTCCCGCAGCCCGGCGACGTCGAGGCCCACGCTCACCAAACGCTGGAGGAAGATGTTGCCGGCGTGCTCGGTGACGATCACACCGCCGAGATCCGCCTGGTCCGCGGCGGCAAGATGAAGGCCCTGATCCGGGCCGCTGCCGAGGCAGATCTGCTGGTGGTCGACGCGCCACGGCAGCTGCATGCCGGACCCATGTTCGCCCATCGGCTGGTCTATTCCGCGACCTGCCCGGTAGTCATCATGCCGCCGGCGGTCACCGGCGAGCAGTCGACGGTTGCCCGGGTTGCCAAGAGTGTGGCCGGCGGTCTCGTCCCGCTGGGCGGCTCTGCCGAATACCCCGCGTACCGTCCGCCGATGCGCTTCTAG
- a CDS encoding AGE family epimerase/isomerase has protein sequence MPATTPLPHSAAHLGWLAAQERQLLTFGRRVVREPSGLAHWLGDDGAPDLNQPSHTFITARMAHVYFLATMRGIPGGALLADRLLTALDTAARDQHHTGWLDRQPDAVSAADLAPEPEPQPDKQTYSHAFVILAAATGTQAGHPVAPRLLEEALQLTVDRFGEHGGPLFADSLSADLATVRPYRGINANMHMVEALLAAADATGEQGWAERASAICDFVIEQAAGNQWRIPEHYTSDWQPELEYNADQPADQFRPYGATVGHAFEWARLLVQAAPAEHRDHYLSAAISLTDQAVADGWARSGHPGFAYTTDWSGQPVIDDRLHWVAAEAIATAATLWQATGDTRYQSWYDAWWDYTATYLIDHTHGSWHHQLDPQNQPSSTIWAGKPDLYHAYQAVLISQLPIRRSIAAAVLAGESSDG, from the coding sequence ATGCCAGCCACCACTCCCCTGCCGCACAGCGCCGCCCACCTCGGTTGGCTGGCTGCCCAGGAACGCCAGCTCCTCACCTTCGGCCGTCGCGTGGTGCGCGAGCCGAGTGGGCTGGCGCATTGGCTCGGCGATGATGGCGCCCCCGACCTCAACCAGCCCTCCCACACCTTCATCACCGCCCGGATGGCGCATGTCTACTTCCTCGCCACGATGCGCGGCATTCCCGGTGGCGCTTTGCTGGCCGACCGGCTCCTCACCGCGCTGGACACCGCGGCCCGCGACCAACACCACACCGGCTGGCTGGACCGCCAGCCTGACGCCGTGAGCGCCGCCGACCTCGCGCCAGAGCCCGAGCCCCAGCCCGACAAGCAGACGTACAGTCATGCCTTCGTCATCCTGGCCGCCGCCACGGGCACTCAGGCCGGCCATCCGGTGGCGCCGCGACTGCTCGAGGAAGCGCTGCAGCTCACGGTCGACCGATTCGGCGAGCACGGCGGCCCCCTGTTCGCCGACAGCCTCAGCGCGGATCTCGCCACGGTTCGGCCTTACCGCGGCATCAATGCCAACATGCACATGGTCGAGGCGTTGTTGGCCGCAGCCGATGCCACCGGTGAGCAGGGCTGGGCCGAACGGGCGAGCGCCATCTGCGACTTCGTGATCGAGCAAGCCGCCGGCAACCAGTGGCGCATCCCCGAGCACTACACCAGTGATTGGCAGCCCGAGCTGGAATACAACGCCGACCAGCCGGCCGACCAGTTCCGGCCCTACGGCGCCACCGTCGGCCACGCCTTCGAGTGGGCCCGACTGCTCGTCCAGGCCGCACCGGCCGAGCATCGCGACCACTACCTCAGCGCCGCGATCAGTCTGACTGATCAGGCCGTCGCCGACGGCTGGGCCCGGTCCGGGCATCCCGGATTCGCCTACACCACCGACTGGAGCGGTCAGCCGGTCATCGACGACCGCCTCCACTGGGTGGCCGCCGAGGCGATCGCCACCGCCGCGACCCTGTGGCAGGCCACCGGTGACACCCGCTACCAGTCCTGGTACGACGCCTGGTGGGACTACACCGCCACCTATCTCATCGACCACACCCACGGCTCCTGGCATCACCAGCTCGACCCGCAGAACCAGCCCAGCAGCACCATCTGGGCCGGCAAACCAGATCTATACCACGCCTACCAGGCGGTCCTGATCTCCCAGCTCCCGATCCGCCGCAGCATCGCCGCCGCGGTCCTCGCGGGCGAGTCAAGCGACGGCTAG
- a CDS encoding GNAT family N-acetyltransferase, whose protein sequence is MQSQLEYRVGFSVDDRVLSELHARAFAYPADPPPVTVQPWASRLQRHSVAWVGAFAADDLIGFVHACWDGGLHAFLLDTVVDPRHRGQRVGSELVSRLADQVKGAGCEWLHVDYLPHLDSFYRACGFRPTHAGLIQLV, encoded by the coding sequence GTGCAGAGCCAGCTGGAATATCGAGTCGGATTCTCCGTCGACGATCGGGTCCTCTCCGAGTTGCACGCCAGGGCATTCGCCTACCCTGCAGATCCACCGCCTGTCACGGTGCAGCCGTGGGCATCCCGTCTGCAAAGGCACAGTGTGGCCTGGGTGGGCGCCTTCGCCGCCGACGACCTGATCGGATTCGTCCATGCTTGCTGGGACGGCGGTCTCCACGCATTCCTGCTGGACACGGTGGTTGACCCGCGTCATCGCGGCCAGCGTGTCGGGAGCGAGCTTGTGTCCAGACTCGCTGATCAGGTCAAGGGGGCAGGTTGCGAATGGCTCCACGTCGACTACCTGCCGCACCTCGACTCGTTCTACCGTGCCTGCGGCTTCCGGCCCACCCACGCAGGCCTGATTCAGCTTGTCTAG